Proteins from one Candidatus Methanoperedens sp. genomic window:
- the radA gene encoding DNA repair and recombination protein RadA, giving the protein MVERKGLEDLPGVGPATAEKLKEAGYGSIEAIAVSSSSELASIAEIGESTAQKIINAARQAADVGGFETGDQVLERRKLVGKLSFGVKAFDDLMGGGVETQAITEFYGEFGSGKTQVGHQMAVNVQLPPEEGGLSGSVIIIDTENTFRPERITQMVLGLSAKKGVEYDPEEFLKNIHVAKAYNSNHQILLVDTASDLANKLKDTDKPVRLLVVDSLTAHFRAEYVGRGTLADRQQKLNKHMHELMKFANLFNAAIVVTNQVMSKPDAFFGDPTKPIGGHIVGHTATFRLYLRKSKGEKRIARLVDSPNLPEGEAIFSVTMEGLKD; this is encoded by the coding sequence ATGGTAGAAAGAAAAGGGTTGGAAGATTTGCCGGGCGTGGGTCCCGCGACAGCAGAAAAACTTAAGGAAGCAGGTTATGGCTCTATCGAAGCCATAGCAGTATCCTCGTCGTCTGAACTTGCAAGCATCGCTGAAATCGGCGAGTCCACAGCCCAGAAAATAATAAATGCAGCTCGTCAGGCTGCTGACGTGGGCGGGTTTGAGACAGGCGACCAGGTGCTTGAGCGGCGAAAACTCGTGGGAAAACTCAGCTTCGGCGTCAAGGCATTTGACGACCTTATGGGGGGCGGAGTTGAGACCCAGGCAATAACAGAATTCTACGGCGAGTTCGGCTCGGGTAAGACGCAGGTGGGTCATCAGATGGCTGTGAACGTGCAGCTTCCACCCGAAGAAGGGGGTCTTTCCGGGTCGGTGATAATAATAGACACTGAAAATACCTTCAGACCTGAAAGAATTACACAGATGGTGCTGGGACTATCGGCTAAAAAAGGGGTGGAATACGACCCCGAGGAGTTCCTGAAGAACATCCATGTGGCAAAAGCGTACAATTCAAATCATCAGATACTGCTGGTGGATACCGCCAGCGACCTTGCCAATAAATTAAAAGACACGGATAAACCAGTGCGCCTGCTGGTGGTTGATTCCCTCACCGCGCATTTCAGGGCTGAATATGTGGGGCGCGGCACGCTTGCGGACAGGCAGCAGAAACTCAACAAGCACATGCATGAGCTGATGAAGTTCGCAAACCTGTTTAATGCTGCAATAGTCGTGACCAACCAGGTGATGTCAAAGCCGGATGCATTCTTCGGAGACCCCACAAAGCCCATTGGCGGGCATATCGTGGGGCACACTGCCACGTTCAGATTATATCTGCGAAAATCCAAGGGAGAAAAGAGGATAGCAAGACTGGTGGATTCCCCCAACCTTCCCGAGGGCGAGGCTATATTCTCGGTTACCATGGAAGGGCTTAAGGATTAA
- a CDS encoding OB-fold nucleic acid binding domain-containing protein, translated as MVDFEEIEEVYKKLEGKLTPDEFRSKVEEKVTMMNGLCDSKTAAMLVASEFGLNETVKIRDMSEDKGNVVFIAKAISIGDIKEFTRDNDTTGRVVNLTLADDTGSIRAALWDEACDLVKIGDIKAGQSLKVKGYIKQGQRGLEVNVGKGGNIEHVEKEVPVNIKPLKIGEIKPGMIGLNIVGKVLDIGKMRTFARKDGSAGKVTNVTLGDDTGKMRLTLWDGKADAPGFNAGDTVEITNAYSRENTFSNQTELNLGSGSGIVKSSILVDYSETLTPVSDIGINQAYSVAGHVSGIDEIREFERKDGTKSRVSNIYISDESGRIKVVLWGEHAELVNELDIGSEIRIVDAYAKSGRNEEVELSAGARTRIHIIRK; from the coding sequence ATGGTGGACTTCGAGGAGATTGAAGAGGTTTACAAAAAGCTTGAAGGTAAGCTCACGCCTGACGAATTCAGGTCAAAAGTAGAAGAGAAAGTTACCATGATGAACGGTCTTTGCGATTCAAAGACCGCAGCCATGCTCGTTGCAAGCGAGTTTGGATTAAACGAGACAGTAAAAATCAGGGATATGAGCGAGGATAAGGGCAATGTTGTCTTTATCGCAAAGGCAATCTCAATCGGCGACATAAAAGAATTTACGCGTGACAATGACACCACAGGTCGCGTTGTGAATCTAACGCTTGCAGACGACACCGGTTCTATCAGGGCTGCGCTGTGGGATGAAGCCTGCGACCTCGTGAAGATAGGGGATATAAAGGCAGGTCAGAGCCTTAAAGTGAAAGGATATATCAAACAGGGGCAGCGCGGGCTTGAGGTCAATGTAGGTAAAGGCGGGAATATCGAGCATGTGGAAAAAGAAGTGCCTGTGAACATAAAACCCCTCAAGATAGGTGAAATCAAGCCCGGGATGATTGGCTTGAATATCGTTGGCAAGGTGCTTGATATTGGAAAGATGCGCACCTTTGCGCGCAAGGACGGAAGTGCCGGAAAAGTTACAAACGTAACCCTCGGGGACGATACAGGCAAGATGAGGCTTACGCTCTGGGATGGAAAGGCAGATGCGCCTGGTTTTAACGCAGGGGATACAGTGGAAATAACGAATGCTTATTCACGCGAGAACACCTTCAGCAACCAGACAGAACTGAATCTGGGCTCGGGCAGCGGGATCGTGAAGAGCAGCATTCTTGTTGACTATTCTGAAACCCTCACACCAGTTTCCGACATAGGAATAAACCAGGCTTACAGCGTGGCAGGGCATGTCTCAGGAATCGATGAGATCCGGGAATTTGAGAGGAAGGACGGCACCAAAAGCAGGGTATCGAATATCTATATTTCGGATGAGTCAGGAAGAATTAAAGTGGTGCTGTGGGGCGAACATGCAGAGCTGGTCAATGAACTGGATATAGGAAGCGAGATACGCATTGTTGATGCCTATGCAAAATCCGGCAGGAATGAAGAAGTGGAGCTGAGCGCAGGTGCAAGGACAAGAATCCACATCATACGAAAATAA
- a CDS encoding metal ABC transporter permease, with the protein MLEIFQYGFMQRALIAGVMIAVICSAIGTFIVLKRLSMIGDGLSHIALGGVALGLFLNVYPVLSALIFSVLSAIGINRLRGAKIFGDVAIAIFFSAGLAVAVVLLSLARGFNVDLFSYLFGSILTVNETDLEVMLGMGIFTLAAVVIFYKELFYITFDEVAARASGIPVEKLNTLLVVLTAITVVVSLKIVGILLVSSLLVVPVATSLQIARNFRETILSSMVFAIFSVVMGLIFSFYFNLAAGGAIVLTSVITFLIVMIYKKYMS; encoded by the coding sequence ATGCTGGAGATCTTCCAATACGGTTTCATGCAGCGGGCACTGATTGCAGGGGTAATGATTGCGGTCATCTGCTCTGCAATCGGCACGTTCATAGTATTGAAAAGACTCTCAATGATCGGGGATGGACTTTCGCATATTGCGCTGGGGGGTGTGGCTCTGGGTTTGTTTTTAAATGTTTATCCTGTTTTATCAGCCCTGATATTCTCGGTATTGAGCGCTATAGGTATCAACCGCCTGAGGGGGGCGAAAATTTTCGGGGATGTGGCAATAGCCATATTCTTTTCTGCCGGGCTTGCTGTGGCTGTGGTTCTCCTGAGCCTTGCAAGGGGTTTCAATGTGGATCTTTTCAGTTATTTGTTCGGAAGCATTCTTACCGTAAACGAGACTGACCTTGAAGTTATGCTCGGCATGGGCATATTTACTCTCGCGGCTGTGGTTATTTTTTACAAAGAACTTTTTTACATCACGTTTGATGAGGTAGCCGCACGAGCAAGCGGCATCCCCGTGGAGAAATTGAACACGCTGCTTGTGGTATTAACTGCAATAACCGTAGTGGTATCATTAAAAATTGTGGGTATCCTGCTTGTTTCTTCCCTTCTTGTTGTCCCCGTTGCCACAAGCCTCCAGATTGCCAGAAATTTCAGGGAGACAATTTTAAGCTCGATGGTTTTTGCAATATTCTCGGTGGTGATGGGCTTGATATTCTCCTTCTATTTTAACCTGGCAGCAGGTGGAGCGATAGTATTGACCTCTGTGATCACATTTTTAATTGTAATGATTTATAAAAAGTATATGAGTTAA
- the fae gene encoding formaldehyde-activating enzyme gives MVHIVKSMIGEALTGEGNEVAHIDLVIGTKGSAVETAFMNSLAMPREGHTPLLAVLEPNLQPKPSTLIINKVTIKNANQALLMFGPAQAAVAKAVMDSVEDGVINKNDAEDLLLIVSVFIHWDAEDKQKIYDYNYEATKLAIKRAIEKEPSVNEALARKDSAKHPFA, from the coding sequence ATGGTACACATCGTGAAAAGCATGATCGGAGAAGCCCTCACAGGCGAGGGTAACGAGGTAGCACATATTGATCTTGTGATAGGTACAAAAGGGAGTGCCGTGGAAACTGCATTCATGAACTCGCTTGCAATGCCCAGGGAAGGCCACACGCCTCTTCTTGCTGTGCTTGAACCGAATTTACAGCCAAAGCCATCTACGCTTATAATAAACAAGGTAACGATAAAAAATGCAAACCAGGCGTTACTCATGTTCGGACCCGCGCAGGCTGCAGTAGCCAAGGCCGTTATGGATAGTGTTGAGGATGGGGTAATAAATAAAAATGATGCTGAGGATTTATTGCTCATAGTTTCTGTATTCATCCACTGGGATGCAGAAGATAAACAGAAGATATACGACTACAATTACGAGGCTACAAAGCTTGCAATAAAAAGAGCGATAGAGAAAGAACCTTCTGTAAATGAAGCCCTCGCAAGAAAGGATTCTGCTAAACATCCCTTCGCTTAG
- a CDS encoding YgiT-type zinc finger protein, which translates to MQCHFCGGDMKKGKNTYTLNGTGYHLLIDDVPAWICSQCHEVYFEENAVDMIQHMIKNLDVHVNKVREAAIA; encoded by the coding sequence ATGCAATGTCATTTTTGTGGTGGAGACATGAAAAAAGGGAAAAACACCTATACGCTGAATGGAACAGGTTATCATTTATTGATTGATGATGTACCGGCATGGATTTGTTCACAGTGCCATGAAGTCTATTTTGAAGAGAATGCTGTTGATATGATACAGCATATGATTAAAAACCTCGATGTGCATGTCAATAAAGTGAGGGAAGCGGCGATTGCTTAG
- a CDS encoding phosphoglycolate phosphatase — translation MEFNAIAVDVDGTITFADRSLDCRAVEALRSLHVPVVIATGNVLCFARAVSKLVGTGGIVIAENGGVVECGTVEYDTTHIKECEDAFEFLKKHFALERLDPENRKTEIGLRRNFDVEKARELLKEYQEIEIVDTGFAVHIKSKKINKGTGLKRIAKLMNLSSKDFVAIGDSPNDIEMLKASGFGVAVGNAHPELKKVADMVTEGEHGAGVAEAVRYLRERGEIR, via the coding sequence GTGGAATTCAATGCAATCGCAGTGGACGTTGACGGGACTATTACCTTTGCGGACAGGAGCCTTGACTGCAGGGCGGTTGAGGCACTGCGAAGCCTGCATGTGCCTGTGGTGATAGCTACCGGGAATGTGCTGTGTTTTGCGAGGGCGGTCTCAAAACTTGTGGGAACCGGAGGAATAGTGATTGCCGAGAACGGGGGCGTGGTGGAGTGCGGCACAGTCGAATACGATACCACGCATATAAAGGAGTGCGAGGATGCTTTTGAGTTCCTAAAAAAGCATTTCGCTCTTGAGAGGCTTGACCCTGAAAACAGGAAAACCGAGATTGGATTGCGGCGGAATTTTGATGTTGAGAAAGCAAGAGAACTTTTGAAAGAGTATCAGGAGATTGAGATAGTGGATACGGGTTTTGCCGTGCATATCAAGAGTAAAAAGATCAATAAAGGCACAGGACTAAAGCGCATCGCCAAACTGATGAACCTCAGTTCCAAGGATTTTGTGGCTATTGGAGATTCGCCCAATGATATCGAGATGCTGAAAGCCTCTGGTTTTGGTGTAGCTGTGGGGAATGCGCATCCTGAATTGAAGAAGGTTGCGGATATGGTTACGGAGGGTGAGCATGGGGCGGGGGTGGCGGAGGCGGTGCGGTATCTGAGGGAGAGAGGGGAAATAAGATGA
- a CDS encoding aminotransferase class I/II-fold pyridoxal phosphate-dependent enzyme, translating to MSEFVSTRVKNIPPSGIRKFFDLVLEMDGVISLGVGEPDFVTPWHIREACIYSLEKGFTSYTSNYGLLELRELISECYRKDYNVDYNPRNEILVTTGVSEAADLAFRAVTNPGDEVIIPEPCYVSYKPSVSLAGGKPVPVPTYEEDEFRVTADQIKKSITAKTKALVLSYPNNPTGAVMGKKDLEEIADVVNENDIVVISDEVYGKLTYDGVHTCFSSLSGMKERSIILNGLSKSHAMTGLRIGFAAGNVELLEAMTKIHQYTMLCAPITAQMGAIEALKNGDGEMQKMVREYDRRRRLIVNGLNKLGLICFEPRGAFYAFPSIKSTGITSEEFAGALLKEQKVAVVPGDVFGECGAGYLRCSYATSREELIEALGRIEAFIEKL from the coding sequence ATGTCGGAATTCGTATCAACAAGAGTAAAAAACATTCCTCCCTCAGGGATAAGGAAATTCTTTGATCTCGTGCTTGAGATGGATGGGGTTATATCACTCGGGGTGGGAGAACCCGACTTTGTAACACCATGGCATATAAGGGAGGCGTGCATCTACTCGCTTGAGAAAGGTTTCACTTCATACACCTCGAACTACGGACTTCTCGAACTGAGGGAATTGATCTCAGAATGCTACAGGAAGGACTACAATGTCGATTATAATCCAAGGAACGAGATTCTTGTTACGACAGGCGTAAGCGAGGCTGCTGACCTGGCATTCAGGGCAGTGACAAACCCAGGGGATGAGGTTATAATCCCCGAGCCATGCTATGTTTCCTATAAACCCAGTGTTTCTCTGGCAGGTGGAAAACCTGTTCCTGTACCCACGTACGAGGAGGATGAGTTCAGGGTCACAGCAGACCAGATAAAGAAGAGCATCACAGCTAAAACTAAAGCCCTTGTTTTGAGTTATCCCAATAATCCCACGGGTGCGGTCATGGGGAAAAAAGACCTTGAGGAGATAGCAGATGTCGTGAATGAAAACGACATCGTGGTAATCTCGGACGAGGTTTATGGCAAACTGACCTACGATGGCGTTCATACCTGTTTTTCCTCGCTCTCCGGGATGAAGGAGAGAAGCATAATTTTAAATGGATTATCTAAATCACATGCCATGACCGGATTACGCATCGGCTTTGCCGCGGGGAACGTGGAGCTTCTCGAAGCAATGACGAAAATCCATCAATACACCATGCTCTGCGCCCCAATTACAGCCCAGATGGGGGCAATAGAAGCATTGAAAAATGGAGATGGCGAAATGCAGAAAATGGTCAGGGAATACGACAGGAGAAGGCGTTTAATTGTAAATGGTCTTAACAAGCTCGGGCTTATTTGCTTCGAACCAAGAGGTGCTTTCTACGCTTTTCCCTCCATAAAAAGCACCGGTATTACCTCAGAGGAGTTTGCAGGCGCCCTTTTAAAAGAGCAAAAGGTGGCTGTTGTACCTGGTGATGTGTTCGGTGAATGCGGCGCAGGGTATCTGAGGTGCTCTTATGCAACCTCGCGCGAGGAATTGATCGAGGCTCTTGGCAGAATAGAAGCTTTTATTGAAAAACTCTAA
- a CDS encoding metal ABC transporter ATP-binding protein encodes MDENIIEMTGVSFKQDTSWILEDINLEIKRGEFLGIIGPNGAGKTTLLKIMLKLIEPTSGTIKLFGEDIRRFKDWYKIGYIPQHALSFDVNFPVNVFEVVSMGRFSKKGLFKNLGKEDLQVIDDALEIVGMKEYKKRRIGELSGGQQQRVFIARALASQPELLILDEPTVGVDIAGQKEFYDFLEKLNKEKKITLVIVTHDIGNISSRIGRLACINKKMFSGCHPEELFGYAPEGMKFVHHLHGE; translated from the coding sequence ATGGATGAAAATATCATTGAAATGACGGGTGTAAGTTTCAAGCAGGACACTTCGTGGATTCTCGAAGATATCAACCTGGAAATAAAGCGGGGAGAATTCTTAGGAATTATAGGCCCTAATGGTGCGGGTAAGACCACACTTCTGAAAATAATGCTTAAGCTTATTGAACCGACCAGTGGTACAATAAAGTTGTTCGGAGAGGACATACGCCGCTTTAAGGACTGGTATAAGATAGGGTACATTCCCCAGCATGCCCTCAGTTTTGACGTAAATTTTCCCGTAAACGTGTTTGAAGTGGTCTCCATGGGCAGATTCTCAAAAAAGGGGCTCTTCAAAAACCTCGGAAAAGAAGATCTGCAGGTGATTGATGACGCACTGGAAATAGTGGGCATGAAAGAGTATAAAAAAAGGCGAATAGGCGAACTGTCGGGTGGCCAGCAGCAGCGCGTATTCATTGCAAGGGCACTGGCAAGCCAGCCGGAATTATTGATTCTGGATGAGCCTACCGTGGGTGTGGATATTGCGGGGCAAAAAGAATTCTATGATTTTTTAGAGAAATTAAATAAGGAGAAAAAAATCACCTTGGTGATTGTAACCCATGATATCGGGAATATAAGTTCTCGTATCGGAAGGCTCGCCTGCATCAATAAAAAGATGTTCTCCGGATGCCACCCCGAGGAACTATTCGGCTATGCTCCGGAAGGCATGAAGTTCGTGCATCACTTACATGGAGAATAA
- a CDS encoding Lrp/AsnC family transcriptional regulator yields the protein MKEILEILESNPRITPREIAALTGMTEAEIASKIKEMEKKGIIRKYKTVIDWEKAGEEYVYAIIELKVALRSRTGYDAIAERIAKFPEVRSVRLISGDHDLSLTVRGKSMKDVAFFVAEKIATLEQVQGTVTHFVLRAYKEDGDVLFEKERSERLAVSP from the coding sequence ATGAAAGAAATACTGGAGATACTGGAGAGCAATCCGAGAATCACGCCCAGAGAAATCGCAGCTCTGACCGGAATGACGGAAGCAGAGATAGCCTCAAAAATCAAAGAGATGGAAAAAAAGGGGATAATAAGAAAATACAAGACCGTAATCGACTGGGAAAAGGCGGGCGAGGAATATGTGTACGCTATTATAGAGCTAAAGGTGGCGCTTCGCTCAAGGACAGGCTATGATGCCATCGCTGAGAGGATTGCAAAGTTCCCGGAAGTGAGGTCGGTAAGGCTTATTTCAGGCGACCACGACCTCTCCCTCACAGTGAGGGGTAAGTCCATGAAGGACGTAGCTTTCTTTGTGGCGGAGAAAATAGCAACGCTTGAGCAGGTGCAGGGAACTGTAACGCATTTTGTACTGCGCGCATACAAAGAAGACGGAGATGTACTGTTTGAGAAAGAACGCTCAGAACGCCTTGCTGTATCACCGTGA
- a CDS encoding metal ABC transporter substrate-binding protein: MKKLIIIFILIASIAEGCIGQQKANETSEKINVVTTFYPLYEFSKRIGGEKADVSILVPAGAEPHDWEPGPQDIIRIESAQIFVYNGAGLEPYVDKIITKTESQKLIVVDSSEGIELIKEGGTPDPHIWLDPVLAKHQVEAIEKAFIKTDPKNSDYYRANTAALEQELDALDAQISKELAPAKNKVFITSHSAFGYFAKRYGLTQIAIAGLSPDIEPSPAKIAEIVGVARENKVKYIFFETLVSPKLSETIANEAGAQTLVLNPIEGLSEAQIKQGENYLTIMQDNVKNLKLALEAENG, translated from the coding sequence ATGAAAAAATTAATAATCATTTTTATTTTAATTGCCTCAATAGCGGAAGGGTGCATCGGGCAGCAAAAGGCAAATGAAACAAGCGAAAAGATCAATGTCGTTACCACTTTCTATCCCCTCTATGAATTCTCAAAGCGGATAGGGGGTGAAAAAGCCGATGTATCGATACTGGTTCCTGCGGGCGCAGAGCCGCATGACTGGGAACCAGGTCCACAGGATATTATCAGAATAGAGTCCGCCCAGATATTTGTTTATAATGGCGCTGGGCTTGAACCTTATGTTGATAAAATTATAACAAAGACAGAATCCCAGAAATTGATTGTCGTGGATTCAAGCGAAGGGATTGAATTAATTAAAGAAGGGGGGACGCCTGATCCCCATATCTGGCTTGACCCGGTGCTGGCAAAACACCAGGTAGAAGCTATTGAGAAGGCTTTTATTAAAACAGACCCAAAGAATAGCGATTATTACAGAGCCAATACCGCCGCACTCGAACAGGAATTAGATGCCCTGGATGCTCAGATATCAAAAGAATTAGCTCCTGCCAAGAATAAGGTGTTCATAACTTCTCACAGTGCATTTGGCTATTTTGCAAAAAGGTACGGTTTAACGCAGATCGCAATTGCCGGGCTCTCGCCTGATATCGAGCCCAGCCCTGCAAAGATTGCCGAGATAGTTGGGGTTGCACGGGAGAATAAGGTTAAATACATTTTCTTTGAGACTTTAGTAAGCCCAAAGCTATCTGAAACTATTGCAAACGAGGCTGGGGCACAAACGCTGGTGCTCAATCCGATAGAAGGGCTTTCTGAAGCTCAAATCAAGCAAGGTGAGAACTACCTTACTATAATGCAGGATAATGTGAAAAATCTTAAATTGGCACTTGAGGCGGAGAATGGATGA
- a CDS encoding DUF433 domain-containing protein, which yields MYKGIIQSDPRIMMGKPVIAGTRITVELILEKLAAGETIEQILEAHPRLTRKAIHAALAFAAEALRADVVYPQPEAVHEVSGG from the coding sequence ATGTACAAAGGCATCATCCAGTCAGACCCCAGGATTATGATGGGCAAACCAGTCATAGCCGGCACGCGTATTACGGTAGAACTCATCCTTGAGAAGCTCGCCGCTGGCGAGACGATTGAGCAAATACTTGAAGCTCACCCCCGGCTGACACGAAAAGCGATTCACGCAGCTTTGGCTTTTGCAGCCGAGGCATTGCGAGCTGATGTAGTCTATCCTCAACCGGAGGCTGTCCATGAAGTTTCTGGCGGATGA
- a CDS encoding UPF0147 family protein, producing the protein MPENPSEVIRQCIDVLDRISTDDSVPRNIRRTADNIKKILSNEKEPLSVRAAMVISNLDDIGNDPNVPIHTRTLVWGLSSRLESIPVDRS; encoded by the coding sequence GTGCCCGAAAATCCCAGCGAGGTCATACGACAGTGCATTGATGTGCTTGACAGGATAAGCACGGATGATTCTGTCCCAAGGAATATAAGGCGCACAGCTGATAACATCAAAAAAATACTCTCAAATGAAAAAGAACCCCTGTCAGTAAGAGCCGCAATGGTAATTTCCAACCTTGATGATATAGGCAACGATCCCAACGTCCCTATTCACACACGAACCCTCGTCTGGGGGCTGTCCAGCAGGCTAGAGTCTATTCCTGTGGATAGATCGTAA
- the pdxS gene encoding pyridoxal 5'-phosphate synthase lyase subunit PdxS translates to MQLEKLRHGTELLKRGFASMQKGGVIMDVTTPQEAQIAERAGAVAVMALHAVPADIRKAGGVARMADPQVIAAIIDSVTIPVMAKARIGHFVEAEILEALGVDMVDESEVLTPADESFHIDKTRFTIPFVCGARDLGEALRRVNEGAAMIRTKGEAGTGDVKEAVRHMRAIMGAIRELKGKGSEELIQVARRIEAPIELVKETAELQRLPVVNFAAGGIATPADAALMMRLGADGVFVGSGIFKAENPEKMASAIVEAVNNYDNPAVLAEISKGLGGAMKGIDIRGLTEKEVLQARGW, encoded by the coding sequence ATGCAGCTTGAAAAACTAAGACACGGCACTGAACTTTTAAAACGCGGCTTCGCCAGCATGCAAAAAGGCGGGGTAATAATGGACGTAACCACGCCTCAGGAGGCGCAGATAGCAGAGAGGGCAGGCGCTGTCGCCGTAATGGCTCTTCACGCTGTGCCCGCTGATATCAGGAAAGCAGGCGGGGTGGCGAGGATGGCAGACCCCCAGGTGATTGCGGCTATCATTGATTCAGTCACCATACCCGTGATGGCGAAAGCGAGGATAGGGCATTTTGTTGAGGCTGAAATCCTCGAGGCGCTGGGTGTTGACATGGTGGATGAGTCCGAGGTATTAACGCCTGCTGACGAGAGCTTCCATATAGACAAGACAAGATTTACCATACCTTTTGTGTGCGGCGCTCGCGATCTTGGCGAAGCCTTACGCAGGGTAAACGAAGGCGCTGCAATGATAAGGACAAAGGGAGAAGCCGGGACAGGGGACGTTAAAGAGGCTGTCCGCCATATGCGGGCTATCATGGGCGCGATAAGAGAGCTGAAAGGAAAAGGTTCTGAGGAGCTGATCCAGGTGGCGCGCAGGATAGAAGCTCCGATTGAGCTTGTGAAAGAGACTGCCGAGCTTCAAAGATTACCAGTGGTGAATTTCGCGGCAGGAGGCATTGCAACGCCTGCTGATGCTGCGCTTATGATGAGGCTTGGCGCAGATGGCGTTTTCGTGGGCTCAGGGATATTCAAGGCTGAGAATCCTGAGAAGATGGCGTCCGCCATTGTCGAGGCTGTGAATAATTACGATAATCCTGCTGTGCTTGCCGAGATTTCAAAGGGGCTTGGAGGGGCGATGAAGGGAATTGATATTCGAGGCCTTACGGAGAAGGAAGTGCTTCAGGCGCGAGGGTGGTAA
- the cofC gene encoding 2-phospho-L-lactate guanylyltransferase yields the protein MRAVIPFKKSNAKSRLGALLSQKEREGLAMAMLNDVAEALLGSGCFGVVDILSTSIIEAKGTNVVLTYKGLNEALNEYLQKMSLHKINEPVLIIMADIPLVSTDNLGDIASSHADIVIAPGRMGGTNALFIRDPESFRVDYYGVSFLKHLEIARKNNLEISVFDSFNLSTDIDEVADLAEVLIHGKGEAAHYLKKLGFSLLENEGRVGVKRNKNVPEG from the coding sequence ATGAGAGCCGTCATCCCATTCAAGAAGAGCAATGCCAAATCAAGATTGGGAGCATTGCTCTCTCAAAAAGAACGCGAGGGACTTGCGATGGCAATGCTCAATGACGTGGCAGAGGCATTGCTTGGCTCCGGGTGTTTTGGGGTGGTTGATATATTATCCACCTCTATCATCGAAGCTAAAGGCACCAATGTCGTGCTGACCTATAAGGGATTGAATGAAGCCCTGAACGAATACCTTCAAAAAATGTCTTTGCATAAAATAAACGAGCCTGTTCTGATAATAATGGCAGATATACCGCTTGTTTCAACAGATAACCTCGGGGATATTGCCTCCTCGCATGCTGATATTGTGATTGCTCCTGGCAGGATGGGTGGAACCAATGCCTTATTTATCCGCGATCCTGAAAGCTTCCGTGTGGATTATTACGGTGTGAGTTTCTTGAAACACCTTGAAATTGCACGCAAGAACAATCTTGAGATTTCGGTTTTTGATTCCTTCAACCTTAGCACCGATATCGATGAAGTCGCAGACCTTGCAGAGGTTCTGATCCATGGAAAAGGGGAGGCTGCGCATTACTTAAAAAAACTTGGGTTCAGTCTTCTGGAAAATGAGGGACGTGTCGGAGTTAAGAGGAACAAAAACGTCCCTGAGGGATAG